Part of the Paenibacillus sp. YPG26 genome, GCCGCCGCTCTTTCACTTCCTTCAGCCCGGCGTACATTGGGGCAAATCTGCGGTTGAAGCCAACCATCAGAATAAGCCCCTTCTGTTCAGCCAGCTCCACAATTCGTCGGGATTCTTCCAGAGAGTAGGCAATGGGCTTATCCACATAGACATGGATTCCGGCCTGTAGAAGCTGCTCTACAACAGCGGGATGTGATTCAGTTGAGGTATGCACAAATGCCCCCTCTACACCAAGAGCAACTAGCTCCTCCACGGTCCTGACATGTTCCTTGATCCTGTATTTGGTACTCAGTCGATTCAATGTCTGCGGGTTACGGGTGCAAAAAACCAATTCTACGTCCTCCCGCGCAGTAATCACCGGCAGATAAGCCTTCTGAGCAATACTGCCCAGACCAATAATACCTATTCTCAAATGTATACGCCTCCATTGTCTAATATAAATCCTATTTTATATGATTCTACCCCTTCTCTAAAGTGTATTTACTTAGTAGATGTGTCCCGTTAGAAATAAATTACGTCGATACAGTTGCGATAATCTCCAAGCCAATCCTATTCTTGATTCTTTAGAACCATATGATGAAGATTGACATCTAGAAAAAAGTCCCATTATCCCGATTATATGAGTCTCCTATCTTCCATAATTTATGAGTATTGTGGGATACCCAAATAAAATCACTTCCTTAATAATGGATAAATAGGAGTCATCCATCCATCATTTAACAGACATTTTAAAATATCCGGGAGGAGTGTCAAAATTTGTTTCATACTATAGTCCGTAAATCTGCTTATCTTATTACTAGTCTTGCCGTTGTCTCGGGGATTATCGCCAGCCCCGGCCTAGCCGCCGATTCCGAACAGAAACCGCCAGTTATAGAGTGGTCTCATGCATATGGAAAAGGACAGCTGTCTGTCAATGGACGCAGTGTGACACCTACTCCTGATGGCGGCTATATCGTAGCCGGAGAATTCACTGGAATCGATTCTTCCAGCTACGGGATTACTAAGGCCTACATTCTTAAGGTTAACGCCTCCGGTCAGAAGGAATGGGAGCAGAAAGTTGATCATAAAGGCGCGGAATATAACTATGCACACAAAGCCGTTCCTACTAAAGACGGTGGATATATTGTAAGTGGTGCAACGAAGAGTTATGAAGGCAAGCCTCACAATGTGGTCTATCTAGTTAAACTGGATGCCACAGGCAATGTTGTATGGGAGAAGGAATACGGGGATGGATACACCAACCAGTACGGAGAATCCGTTGTGGAGAGTGAGGATGGCGGATTTGTGGTAACCGGTTACAGTGTTACTTCTTCCGGCGAAGCGCCGGCCTATGTGCTTAAGACAGATGCACAAGGGAACAAGCTGTGGTACAAGAAGTTCCGATACGATGATAATCAATACTTCAATGATCTCATTGCTACCCCCGACGGCGGTACGATTAACGTAGGCACCATCAACACCATGTTTGGTCCAGGCACTAATGATGCTTCTGTGGCAACCAAACTGGATGCGAATGGTGAGGAAGTATGGGTTAAGAAATACGTTCAGTCTGGCTCCAAAAGGTCGGCGTTCTCCATTATATCCACGGACGAAGGAGATTATATTATTGCAAGCAGAACCCGTGATGACAAGAATATACTGACCAGGATTGCCGCTAATGGCGAGGTAATCTGGGAGAAGACCTATGATCCTACACCAGACCGTGAGCTCTTCACTCAAGTCGTCCGTACTCAAGACGGATATGCTCTGCTCGGTGAGAATCAGCAAGGCACCTACCCTGATGATCAAAGTCAATTCGAAGTATTGAAGGTTGATAAGAATGGCGAGGTTAAGGATCATGTACTCTTCGGTGAACCGAACCTGTATAGCATTGGCCGGGGTACGGCTTCCCCAGACGGCGGATTGGTACTTACCGGTCAAGCCAACCAAGGTGAAGATTATTATCTACAGCTAACTAAGCTTGCTGCCAAGGAAGCCGCTGAACCCACTGTAACCGAAATCGCATTCTCGGACAGCACCAAGACGATTGAAGTAGGCAAAAATACAGCTGTTACACTGAATGCTCTGTATTCAGACGGTACAAAAGCTGGAGTTTCTGATTCGGTTACCTACACTTCTGAGGATGAGAGCATCGCTTCCGTGGACGGAACAGGCCTGATCACCGGGAATAAGCCCGGCAGCACTACCATCACTGCAGATTACAAAGGGCTAAATGCACACCTTCAAGTCAATATCACAGCTGCCGGAGAACCCGGATCAGCGGACGGGATCTTCTATCTGGATTCTGACGAATATTCCTTAACCGCAGGCACTTCCCTCGATACTATCGCTGTCTTCAAGGACAAGAATGGTCAAGTCCATAATGTTACGAAGCAAGCTGTCTTCAAAAGCGAGAATCCTAAGGTTGCCGAATACGACAAGGACGGCAATATCATCGGCGTGCATGCGGGTATCACCCATGTCATAGCGGAATATAACGGTCAGACCTACAAAGCTTTGGTTCAAGTTGTTCGTGCCTATGTGCCGAGATAACCAAGAGAGCCATCCTTAGGGATGGCTCTTTATTTTAGAAATGAGCCAGTAACTCTCCATCTTCAACCAAGTTAATAACTTCCGTTCAATTACATACCAGACCCAGCACAATGCAGTATATTTTGAGAGGAGTGTCCATGTTTGTTAAGATCTATTATTCGTGTAACCCGTTATACCCTTGTAGGCCTCGCCTTCGCGTCAGGTATCTTCGCAAGTCAAACTCATGCAGCAGCCGAGTCCCGGCAGCCGGTAATTGAGTGGTCTCATCAGTATGCCAAGGATCAGCAATTCTCAGATGCCAGCAGCATTGTCCCTACCTCGGATGGAGGTTACATTACAGCCGGCAGACAGGATAATGGTGATGATAACCAGGCTTATGTTATGAAGCTGGACTCAAATGGTAAAGTCCAATGGGAGCAAAAAATTCAGCTGGAATCCTCTAAATATACCGAAGCCCTGAAAGCTGCTGAGACCCGTAACGGGGAATTTGTCGTCAGCGGCACGACGGACAAAGGACCGTATGATGTGATTTTTCTGGCTAAGCTCGGTACTCAAGGAACTGTGCAATGGCAGAAGGAGTACGACCACGGTATTCATGAGAACGGAAATGCCGTGTCTGAGACCAAAGACGGCGGATTTGTGGTAACCGGTTATACCAATTCTGATTCTGGCGGAACTCCTGCCTTTGTGCTAAAGACTGATGCCAAGGGACAAGAAGTATGGCATAACACCTACCCTTTTGGCAGCAATCAATATTTTAATGATATCATCGCTACCCCGGATGGGGGTTCGGTTGCTGTGGGTACCATTGATCGTAGAAATGATAGCCGTGACATACTCGGAGCTGTCGTAGTTAAACTGAATGCGAGCGGTAAAAAAGTCTGGAGCCGGACGCTCATCACAAAGGATTCCGGACGCAGCGCCTCTTCTGTCATTCCTTCGGGAGATGGCGGATATGTGGTCGCAAGCAGAAGCTGGACTGGCATTAACTACCTGACCAAGATAGGAGCAGATGGGAAAGTATCCTGGGAAAAGACTTATTCCGCTGCCCCCGACCGGGAACTCTTAAAGCAAGTGGTCAAGATTGATCAAGGTTATGCGCTGCTTGGAGAGTATCTGAAAAGAGACAATTCTGATCATTATAAACATTATGAATTGTTGAAGGTTGACGCTCAGGGAGAAGCTGTGGACCGGATTATATTCAGCAGCAAAAATTACGAGGTCTTCTCGGCCGGAACTACATCACCAGATGGCGGATTTATTGTATCAGGACAGGCTAAAACGAATAATAAGTATATTTTGCAGCTAACCAAGCTTGCCGGACAAGACCATCCAGTAGATCCAACGGTGACTGAAATTTATTATACAGATTCAAGCAAGCAGATAACTGTGGGTGAATCTACATCTGCCACCGTGAATGCGCGTTATTCGAATGGTACTGAGGCTAGAGTCACAGACTCCCTAACTTTCACCTCAGAGGATGAGAATATAGCTGCCGTAGACTCAAATGGATTGATTACCGGGATTAATCCGGGCAATACCATGATTGAGGCAGTCTATCAGGGGTACAGCACACAGTTAAACGTACAAGTATCCAAAGCTCCAGACAGCGGAGGCTCTGGTGAGTGGTCCTACCAGTATGGCAAGGATCAGCTGTCCACCAACGGCAGCAGCATTGCCCCTTCCTCAGATGGAGGCTACATTATAACGGGAGATACCCGAGATCAGGACGGGGACACCAAAGCTTATATACTAAAGGCCAACTCCTCTGGAGGCATACAATGGCAGCAAAAGCTTCAGCATGGAGAGTACTCGCAAGCTAAAAAAGCTGTGCAGACCAAAGACGGCGGATTCATAATCAGCGGATCTTTTAGCAGTCAAGACGGAAGACCTCATAATGCCATATTCCTGGCCAAGCTCTCAGCTCAAGGTATTGTTGAATGGGATCGGGAATTTGATAATGGCTCAAATGTGAACGGGGATTCTGTAGCTGAGACGGAAGACGGCGGATTCGTTGTAACCGGTTATACCCTCTCCGCTTCGGGCGAGGATTCTGCTTACGTGCTTAAGACGGATGCCCAGGGACAGCAGTTATGGTTCAAATGGTTCCGATTCGGCAGCAATCAACACTATAATGACATCATCGCAACCCCAGACGGCGGAGCTATCGCGGTCGGTACCCTTGATACCATTATTGGCGGCACGGAAGATGACGGCGCTCTAGTTACTAAATTGAACAATGCCGGTGAGGAAGTATGGACCAAGAAATTCGTTCATGCGAACTCGGGCCGCAACGGTTACTCCATCATTTCTTCGGAGGACGGTGGTTATGTAATTGCCAGTAACGCCGGGAATGATGGCGATTCCATTAACTATCTAACCAAAATTGATAACTCTGGCGAAGTGATCTGGGAGAAGAACTACGATCCCACCTCAGATCTGGATATCTACACCACCCTCAGCAGAACGGAACAAGGTTATGCTCTGATCGGGAACACCCGGAAGGGAGAGTATCCGGATTACGAGAGCCAATTCGAAGTCCTTCAAGTCGATAACAATGGGGAGATGGTGAACAATACTGTGCTTCCTGGGATGAACTTGTACGGTTCCGGCAGGGGAACCGCCGCAGCAGACGGCGGATTTGTGCTGATGGGAACCGTTCCTGTTAACGAGAAATACTTGTTACAGTTGATCAAATTACCAAGACAGAATCAGACGCCGGTGGAAGGCAGCTTCTACCTGGACTCGGATGAATATTCCATTACCGCCGGAGATACCATTGATACTATTGCGCTGCTGAGAGATAAAGACGGTATGATTCATAATGTTACGAAGAATGCCATATTTAAGAGTGAGAATCCTCAAGTGGTACAGTATGACGCCGAAGGGAACATCACGGGCCTGAAGGCGGGAATCACAACGATCACGGCCGAATATCAGGGTCAGACTTACCGGGCACAGGTGCAGGTGGTTCGTGCCTCTGTTCCAAAGTCATAAAGGAAGACAAGCTCTATAAGATATCATTGTTAAAATATTTAGTTGGGGTACATCCGTAACTACAGGAAATGCTTGGACTTTCGGCCGCTGTTATCTCCAGATTTCTTGATTCAAACCTCCCTGGAGAGGTAGAAATATGGAGATAAAGGCGGTCGCTTTCGCTCCTACAGTTCCAAGCTTCCCCTCCGTTCCTATCCCCCATATGCCATTTTACAAAGCTCATCTTCTATTGCGGGAGATAGACAAAGACAAGGCCCTGTCCAATTCGGACAGGGCCTCTTGTTATACAACCGGCTGTTCTACTGCATCTTCGGTTCTCTGTTCCTGCTCTACTTTTGCTGTTACCAGCAGGTAGACGCGGGATTCGTAAGGCTTGAGCGCAAGCGTCTGGATGCTCTCTGAAGCATCTGCCTCGTAATTGTGAATCATAAGCTCGGCGGAGTCATATTCCCATCCGATCGGACAGTCGAAGAGCGCTTCGTGTGCAGACAGATTAGAGATGACCAGCAGCTTCTCATTGTCAAGTGTCCGGCTGTAAGCATACAGATTTGGATCCTGCTGTGGCACCAGATCGTACTCTCCATATACGATAACTGGATTGGCGGCACGCAGCGCAATCAGTTTCTTGTAATAGTGGTAGATCGAGTTCGGGTCCTGAATCTGCTGCTCCACATTGATCGTTGTGTAATTCGGGTTCATCTTCAGCCAAGGAGTTCCTGTCGTGAACCCGGCATTGACTTCCGAGTTCCATTGCATAGGTGTTCGTGAATTATCCCGGCCGTTCTTCCAGATAATCTGCATAATCTCTTCATGGCTCTTCCCTGCTTCCAGCTCCAGCTGGTAGAGATTCTTGATGGCCACATCATTATAGTCATCAATGGAATCGAACTGAACATTCGTCATTCCGATCTCCTGTCCCTGATAAATAAAGGGAGTCCCCTGCATTAGGAAATACATGGTTGCCAGAGATTTGGCAGATGCCTGCCAGTGCTCCTGGTCATTGCCCCAAGTGGACGTAGAGCGCGGCTGGTCATGGTTCTCGATGAAGAGTGCATTCCAGCCTCTTCCTGAAAGTCCCTTTTGCCAGCGGCTAAGTGTCTCCTGCAGAGTCTTGATATCCAATCCGCCTGTCACACTCTTGTTCCACAAGGCCAGGTGCTCGAATTGGAAGATCATATTGAACTTGCCGTTCTCTTCTCCCACCCAATCTTCGGCCTGCTCGGTCGATACCCCGCTGGCCTCCCCAACGGTCATAATATCGTACTTGTCGAACGTCTCCTGCTTCAACTCTCTCAGGAAGTCATGGATCCCTTCTCTGTTCATATGACCATCGAAGGAAGGCACATATTTAAGACCATCCGGATTAGGCATGTCCGGGAATCCGGCGATCTTCTTGATATGTGAGATGGCATCGACCCGGAAGCCGTCAATTCCCTTGTCCAGCCACCAGTTCACCATCCCATATAATTCACGCCGCACATCTGGATTCTCCCAGTTCAGATCCGGTTGTCTCGTGGAGAACACATGCATGAAATACTGTTCGGTGCTGGCGTCATACTCCCATGCCGAGCCTCCGAAGATGCTCTCCCAGTTATTCGGCTCCGCGCCTTCCTTCGCATCGCTCCAGATATAATAGTCACGCTTCGGATGATCCTTAGACGAACGGGATTCGATGAACCAAGGATGCTCGTCTGAAGTATGATTGATAACCAGGTCCAGAATAAGCTTCAT contains:
- a CDS encoding Ig-like domain-containing protein; translation: MFHTIVRKSAYLITSLAVVSGIIASPGLAADSEQKPPVIEWSHAYGKGQLSVNGRSVTPTPDGGYIVAGEFTGIDSSSYGITKAYILKVNASGQKEWEQKVDHKGAEYNYAHKAVPTKDGGYIVSGATKSYEGKPHNVVYLVKLDATGNVVWEKEYGDGYTNQYGESVVESEDGGFVVTGYSVTSSGEAPAYVLKTDAQGNKLWYKKFRYDDNQYFNDLIATPDGGTINVGTINTMFGPGTNDASVATKLDANGEEVWVKKYVQSGSKRSAFSIISTDEGDYIIASRTRDDKNILTRIAANGEVIWEKTYDPTPDRELFTQVVRTQDGYALLGENQQGTYPDDQSQFEVLKVDKNGEVKDHVLFGEPNLYSIGRGTASPDGGLVLTGQANQGEDYYLQLTKLAAKEAAEPTVTEIAFSDSTKTIEVGKNTAVTLNALYSDGTKAGVSDSVTYTSEDESIASVDGTGLITGNKPGSTTITADYKGLNAHLQVNITAAGEPGSADGIFYLDSDEYSLTAGTSLDTIAVFKDKNGQVHNVTKQAVFKSENPKVAEYDKDGNIIGVHAGITHVIAEYNGQTYKALVQVVRAYVPR
- a CDS encoding Ig-like domain-containing protein; its protein translation is MLRSIIRVTRYTLVGLAFASGIFASQTHAAAESRQPVIEWSHQYAKDQQFSDASSIVPTSDGGYITAGRQDNGDDNQAYVMKLDSNGKVQWEQKIQLESSKYTEALKAAETRNGEFVVSGTTDKGPYDVIFLAKLGTQGTVQWQKEYDHGIHENGNAVSETKDGGFVVTGYTNSDSGGTPAFVLKTDAKGQEVWHNTYPFGSNQYFNDIIATPDGGSVAVGTIDRRNDSRDILGAVVVKLNASGKKVWSRTLITKDSGRSASSVIPSGDGGYVVASRSWTGINYLTKIGADGKVSWEKTYSAAPDRELLKQVVKIDQGYALLGEYLKRDNSDHYKHYELLKVDAQGEAVDRIIFSSKNYEVFSAGTTSPDGGFIVSGQAKTNNKYILQLTKLAGQDHPVDPTVTEIYYTDSSKQITVGESTSATVNARYSNGTEARVTDSLTFTSEDENIAAVDSNGLITGINPGNTMIEAVYQGYSTQLNVQVSKAPDSGGSGEWSYQYGKDQLSTNGSSIAPSSDGGYIITGDTRDQDGDTKAYILKANSSGGIQWQQKLQHGEYSQAKKAVQTKDGGFIISGSFSSQDGRPHNAIFLAKLSAQGIVEWDREFDNGSNVNGDSVAETEDGGFVVTGYTLSASGEDSAYVLKTDAQGQQLWFKWFRFGSNQHYNDIIATPDGGAIAVGTLDTIIGGTEDDGALVTKLNNAGEEVWTKKFVHANSGRNGYSIISSEDGGYVIASNAGNDGDSINYLTKIDNSGEVIWEKNYDPTSDLDIYTTLSRTEQGYALIGNTRKGEYPDYESQFEVLQVDNNGEMVNNTVLPGMNLYGSGRGTAAADGGFVLMGTVPVNEKYLLQLIKLPRQNQTPVEGSFYLDSDEYSITAGDTIDTIALLRDKDGMIHNVTKNAIFKSENPQVVQYDAEGNITGLKAGITTITAEYQGQTYRAQVQVVRASVPKS
- a CDS encoding alpha-glucosidase, yielding MKKIWWKEATAYQIYPRSFMDSNGDGIGDLQGIISKLDYLHDLGINVIWICPIFKSPNDDNGYDISDYQDIMEEFGSMADFDQLLHEVHARGMKLILDLVINHTSDEHPWFIESRSSKDHPKRDYYIWSDAKEGAEPNNWESIFGGSAWEYDASTEQYFMHVFSTRQPDLNWENPDVRRELYGMVNWWLDKGIDGFRVDAISHIKKIAGFPDMPNPDGLKYVPSFDGHMNREGIHDFLRELKQETFDKYDIMTVGEASGVSTEQAEDWVGEENGKFNMIFQFEHLALWNKSVTGGLDIKTLQETLSRWQKGLSGRGWNALFIENHDQPRSTSTWGNDQEHWQASAKSLATMYFLMQGTPFIYQGQEIGMTNVQFDSIDDYNDVAIKNLYQLELEAGKSHEEIMQIIWKNGRDNSRTPMQWNSEVNAGFTTGTPWLKMNPNYTTINVEQQIQDPNSIYHYYKKLIALRAANPVIVYGEYDLVPQQDPNLYAYSRTLDNEKLLVISNLSAHEALFDCPIGWEYDSAELMIHNYEADASESIQTLALKPYESRVYLLVTAKVEQEQRTEDAVEQPVV